Below is a window of Candidatus Cetobacterium colombiensis DNA.
GTCAAACTAAAAATTCAAGCAATGGAAAAATAATATTAAAAGATGATGTTTGGATAGGTATGGATTCTACACTTATTTCAGGAATTACTATAGGTCAAGGAGCAATAATAGCAGCTGGAAGTTTTGTAACTAAGGATGTTTTACCATATTCAATTGTAGGTGGAAATCCGGCCAAGATAATAAAATATAGATACTCAAAAGAAATAATAGATGAAATGATAAAGATAGATTGGTCTTCTATTGATGAAAATAAAATAAAAGATATAAAAGAAGAACTATATCAACCCTTAAATTTAGAATTATTAAAAAAAATAAAAAAAAATTTATTATAAATTTAATAAAATTAGGCGGTATTGAATTTAAATGAAAGAAA
It encodes the following:
- a CDS encoding CatB-related O-acetyltransferase, which codes for MYRKLKSYLALYLFKKKWRSQNKHNQITPINKFPLEKVKVGKYSYGPIDVRSWGSSEEGLEIGNYVSIASGVKFILGGNHEINTFTTYPFKSRVFKGKIKSQTKNSSNGKIILKDDVWIGMDSTLISGITIGQGAIIAAGSFVTKDVLPYSIVGGNPAKIIKYRYSKEIIDEMIKIDWSSIDENKIKDIKEELYQPLNLELLKKIKKNLL